From Simonsiella muelleri ATCC 29453:
TGAATAATGCCACTAGGTAAATGTGAATCTGGATTTTTTGCTAAAAAATCAATTTCTTGATTTAATAATTGCGCATCTTTTTCGTCCAAAAAAGGTTGCAATTTTGCTACACTTTCTGTCCACCACGCGACATGGCGTGGATTATCCATTTTTTGAGGGAAAGTCGCACCAACCAAGTGCATTTTTGCCAACATCGCACCTGTACTGAAACATTGTTGCACGGTAGGGCTAGCAGTGTCGCAACCACTCAATTTGCTAACAATGCATGCTGGTTTATCAGCTACTCGCGTATCCAATTGCCCATTTTTTTGGGCAATCGGTGCAGGACAAGCCACGTTATTGGCGCTCAAATGCTGCGTCAATGCCAAATAAAAAGGCAATTGCGTTTGCGTGAGTGACTCAAACACCGTCAAAACGTAAGTATTTTGATTAGTATGAAGAAAAAAATTACTGTTGGTAATTCCCTGCGCGATGCCTTGCAGAGATTCAAATTCGCCAATTTGATAATGACGGTGCAATAATTCGCGCATTTCATCATCGGAAACGCTGGTATAAACGGACATAAGGCAGCCTGAAAAATCATGAATAAAACTGGGGTGCATCATAACAAATTTCAGGCTGCCTGAAAACTTATTTGCCCGAAACATTATCTTCGTTTAATGTGCCGCTATCTTCGTGCAAAATGCTGGCTTCTGCGCCTTTTACCGCCAAACTCACGGTAAAAATGCCATCGTCATCAATCCATTGTTGAATTTTATAAAAGCCTGCTTTTTCTACCAATTCATCCATTTCCTGCTGACTGCGACAACGCATCACCCAATTTGGCTTACCATCTTTGTGGCTGGTTAGGGCGCGAGCAATGAGTTCTTGTTGAGGGTGGTGTGGCTGGTTGGTGTAAATCAAATAACCGCCTTTACTGATGGCTTCACCGAATCCTTTAAGGGATTGTAAAATCAAGTCATTATCAGAAAATAATTCATGCAAACCCGACACAATACCCAAAGTTGGACGTGGTTTTAATTTTTTGTAATTTTCAAGATTAAACGCATCAACTTGTTCAAAAGTAACCACATTTTCCAAACCACGTTCCGCAATCATCGCTTGACCTGCTGCCACATTAATTGAACTATAATCACGCAAACGCACGCTTTCAGGCAGCTTTTCACTGGGTAACGCGTCCAAAACATAACGCCCATGCCCTGCCGCAATGTCCAAAATATGAATTTTTTTTCGTGCCGCCGTGAGTTTGTCGCAAGCCACATGAATCGCCTGTTTTAGATGATTTTTTCGCTGACGAATCCCACGCCAACCCACCGCATTCAAATAAATTCGGTCAATGAATGTGCCAAATTCATTTTTGCCATTTGCTTGATTTTGATAAATATAATCCAGCGTGCTGCCTGAATCAAAACCTCTTTCACAACCTATTCGCAAACCTTCGCTGTATTTTGCGCCAAACCGAATAGCTGCGCGTGTCATTGCCCAATACATGCCACGTGGTGAGCAACATGATAAAGGCGTGGCAAATTTATCCGCTTGATAACGTGAATAACTGCTCAAATGATTTTGCGTTACATCAATGATTTTTAAAGGTTCTGCAAAACATTGTTCAATAAAACGGCGCATTTGGACAAATACGTCTTCACGTTGTTTTTCGCCTAATGTATCGTGATAAAATCCTTTGAAAACATGGCGTTCTTTGATGTGGCTACCAAGCCGATTGTAAAATTCATGTTGTGGCGCGGCGTGAACCACAAAATCGCTGCCTGAAATCAGCATTTGAATGGGCGTAGTGATTTGATGAGCGTTACGAACCAATCGGCTAGCCAAATCATACAAACCCAACAACACGCGCACAGAAATAGCTGGCGCAATCAAAGAATCATGATTGTAACTGTGTTGACGAGCAATATCGTGAGTCAAATAATGCGCTTTGACGTAACTTTTGACAAAAAAATTGCCACGCCATTTTTGTGCCAATCGCAATGCAGGGCGTGCAAATGGTACATACAATTTCACTTTAAATGCAGGTGCAGCCAAAATCGCACAACGAATTTTCGGCGCATAATCATTCAGCCAGCCAGCCGCAATCACCGCACCTACGCTTTGGACAATTAAACAAATATTTTCTGGTGTAATGCCATGTTCATGTTGTATGTGTTTGATAAATTGGTCTAAATCATCGATTGTAGTGGCAACACTGGGGCTATCGCCGCGCTCACCTGTGGTGTACCCATGTCCACGCGCATCCCACGCAAAACACGCAAATTCCGACAACCGCAATTCTTCATGAACATACATCATGCGTTCAGAATGTTCGTGTCCGCGATGCAGTAACACAATGGCGCGGCCTGTGTTGCCATTGGCAGCGGGGCGGTGGCGATAGAAAATCTGAGTACCATCGCTGGCGGTAAAATGATGAGTGGTTTCGGATTGATTCATGAATAAAATCCTTTGGTTATTTCGTGAATAGGATTGTAAGCATTTTCAGGCTAGGGGTAAAGGATGATTCATCTATAACGCCGACTCAATCAAAGAACAAGCTAAGGAAACCATACTTTCATCATTGCATTTTAACCCATCATACCGAGTAGCGATGGCGCGAAAATATTTTAATTGTGCAAAACATTTCTTCTTTGAATCATCATATCTTTACAAAACCTTTGCAAAACTTTTAAAAAATAAAAAATTCAAAATTTTATTAAATTAATATATTTAAATTTCTATTTTGGCTGAAAATGGGAGTTTTACAAAGGTCTTGGAATATGACAAAAACTTCGCCTTTTCTAAAATTCGTAATCGGCTTTCAACCACACGGTGCGTGGCATTCCCACAACTGCAAAACTGCGGTCATATCTACCACGTTGGATTTGCCAATAATTTTTATTAAACACATTTTCCACCGCGCCACGCAAAGTTACTTGTTGATTTTTAGGTAATTTTAATGCGTATTTTGCGCCAATGTCCACTGTGGTGTATGCAGGCAGCCTGAAAGTATTTTCCGCATTTTGAAACGATTTGCCATAATATTGTGCCGCTGCGTTCAATGTTAAGCCGCGTACAAAGGGTGTGTCCCATTCTACACCTGCTTTGGCAATCACGCGTGGACTGGTTACTTGTTGATTGCCATCAATCATATTGCCAGCATTGGTTTGGTAATTTTTCAGCTTAGCACGTTGGAATGTGATGCCAAAAGTCGGGCGTAATGTTTTGTTTAATAAGTTGGCATAAGTACTTAATTCTAAACCTGTGTTTTGTTCTTTGCCCCCGTACCCAAACACGCCTGTTTGCGCATTTAAATATGCGCTGGGGCGATTGATGCGGTACACGCTGGCGGTGGTGGTAATTAAGCCATCTTGCCAATTTTTGCGGATACCCAATTCCATTTGATTGGTTTTAACGGGATCTAATGTTTCTCCATTATTTTTGGCGTTGTCGTTGTCTACTAATGCACCAGGTTCTAAATCGCGCATATAATTACCATACACAACCAATTGATTATTTGGTACATAAGCAGCGGTAATCATAGGACTGATGGCGTGAGTAGTACTTTTGGTTTGTTTTTGATGATTTTCTTGGCGCACATATTGTAAACGCGTACCCAATGTGAGGCGGAATTTGTTGTCAAACATCATCAACGTATCTGATAACGCTAAACTGGGTGCTGTAAATGTTTCGTGGGTATTCTGCTGATTGACTGACAAAATAGTCGGTGTTGCAGGGAATTGAGGTTGGTAAATATTGCTGCTGAAACCACCAAAAGTTTTGCTGCTGCGGTCAAAATCGCGATGACGTTTCACATAATCCGCGGCAACATTCCATTGATGTTCAAGGCTGCCTGAAAAAAATTGTCCACGCGCTTTCAAATTGGCACTGGTGGTACGCGTGAGATAATCTATGGCGCGTGATGGTTCAGCACGGTAATTGCCTTGTGCATTGAGCATTTTCAATTGGGTAAATGAGCCGTCATAACGCGAATCCATGTAGCCCAATCCACCTGATACCACAACATTTTTTAATGTGTCATATTCAAAAGTTGCCATTGCAGTTTTGTCTTCGGTGGTTTGACCTGACCACTGTGGAATGAGATTGATTTTGCCATCGGGAGCTTCGGGCATTTGGAATTTGAGCAGTTGCATATCTTGGACGCGTGCTCGTCCGCCTTCGGTTTTGCGTTTACTGTACATCAAATCCACGCCAACTTTTAATTGCTCGCCACGATAATCTGCACCAATAGCGGCCTCACGATTTTTTTCGGAGAAGTGTTCACGCGCTGTATCGCCTTGACGAATCAAGCCATTCACACGAATACCCCATTCACCATTTGCACCAAATCGCCGACCTATGTCTGCACTGGTTTGGTAGCGGCTGTCGCTGAAATAGCCGACACCAAAACGATTAATGGGTTGTTTACCTGCGCGTTTGGTTTCAATATTGACAGATGCGCCCGCCGAGCCTTCTGCATCCATGCCAACCAAAGCGGTTGATGCGCCTTTGATTAATTGTGCGGACGCCACGCCAGCCGTAGGCGAGTTATAAGTGGAATATAAACCAGACAAACCATTAACGCTAAATTGTCGTGCATCAATTTGTAAATTGCGGACATACAATCCGCTAATGGTATTGGTTTCGCCACCAAAATTCATGGTAGACGCATCGGTTTTGGCTATTACATCAACGACATTGCGTGGTGCTTGGTTAGCGAATGCTTTTTCATCGTAATTCACGACAGTGATGGGTGATGTGAAATTATTTTGTTTGCCTAGCAAGCCTAAATTCACGGCATCACGCAAATCGCCATCGCTGGATTTGGAAAAAGAACGTTGAACTTTAGCGGTTACTTTGACATCTTCTAATGTTTGGTTAGCAGTCTTGTCTGTGGCATCTGCGGCAGCCTGAAAACTCAATAACCCACCGAACAAAGCCAATATTGATTTTATATAATTCATGTTAAACCTCGTGTTGAAGCGTAAAAAATCGCAATTATAACTGAATTGTAATTTTAATGATAATATTTTCTATTCAATTATTTTGAAATAAGATTTTCTTTCAGGCAGCCTGAAAACGGTATAATCCAGCTTTCTGATTAACTATAAATAAAAAAAACACAAGCCATGAGTATTTTTGCATTGATTTTATTGGCATTTAGTATGTCTATGGACGCATTTGCGGCTGCCATTAGCAAAGGGGCAGCCGCGAAAAACGTTAGCACTCAAGAAATTATCCGTGCAGCGTTGATTTTTGGGGTAGTGGAGGGGATTACGCCACTGGTTGGTTGGGGGGCAGGGCAGGCCGCGCAATCTTTTATTGCTGAATATGATCATTGGGTTGCGTTTATTTTGCTATTGATTTTGGGTATTCGCATGATACGCGAGAGTTTTTCCGCAAAAGATGAAAATGAAATAGACAATAAAAATAATAAGTTAGGTATTCTAATTTTGACTGCCATCGCCACCAGTATTGATTCTATGATTGTGGGCGTGGGTTTGGCGTTTTTAGATGTGCATATTGGCTGGACAGCATTGGCGATAGGCTCTGCGACCACGTTTATGGCGGCGATTGGCATGGGCTTAGGTAAAATGTTGGGCAAGAAAGTCGGTCAACGTGCGGAGTTGGTAGGTGGCTTGGTGTTGATTGCGATTGGTTCATCTATTTTGTTGAAACATTTGGGTTTTATTTCTTGAAAATAAAATGAATAAGATTCAGGCAGCCTGAAAGATATTTGGGTCAATTTGATTTGCTAAACGCGCAAAAAATCAAATTGTGCTATATTCGCTCAATTTTCTTTTGACTAAACATTTTAGGATAATAAAATGCAAAAAAAGTATTCTGTTTACGCATTGGCTTTGATGATGAGTGCGTGTAGTGTGGTGGATAGTTCCAGTTTAAATGCGCAATCTGCCCA
This genomic window contains:
- a CDS encoding TonB-dependent receptor; protein product: MNYIKSILALFGGLLSFQAAADATDKTANQTLEDVKVTAKVQRSFSKSSDGDLRDAVNLGLLGKQNNFTSPITVVNYDEKAFANQAPRNVVDVIAKTDASTMNFGGETNTISGLYVRNLQIDARQFSVNGLSGLYSTYNSPTAGVASAQLIKGASTALVGMDAEGSAGASVNIETKRAGKQPINRFGVGYFSDSRYQTSADIGRRFGANGEWGIRVNGLIRQGDTAREHFSEKNREAAIGADYRGEQLKVGVDLMYSKRKTEGGRARVQDMQLLKFQMPEAPDGKINLIPQWSGQTTEDKTAMATFEYDTLKNVVVSGGLGYMDSRYDGSFTQLKMLNAQGNYRAEPSRAIDYLTRTTSANLKARGQFFSGSLEHQWNVAADYVKRHRDFDRSSKTFGGFSSNIYQPQFPATPTILSVNQQNTHETFTAPSLALSDTLMMFDNKFRLTLGTRLQYVRQENHQKQTKSTTHAISPMITAAYVPNNQLVVYGNYMRDLEPGALVDNDNAKNNGETLDPVKTNQMELGIRKNWQDGLITTTASVYRINRPSAYLNAQTGVFGYGGKEQNTGLELSTYANLLNKTLRPTFGITFQRAKLKNYQTNAGNMIDGNQQVTSPRVIAKAGVEWDTPFVRGLTLNAAAQYYGKSFQNAENTFRLPAYTTVDIGAKYALKLPKNQQVTLRGAVENVFNKNYWQIQRGRYDRSFAVVGMPRTVWLKADYEF
- a CDS encoding manganese efflux pump MntP family protein, which produces MSIFALILLAFSMSMDAFAAAISKGAAAKNVSTQEIIRAALIFGVVEGITPLVGWGAGQAAQSFIAEYDHWVAFILLLILGIRMIRESFSAKDENEIDNKNNKLGILILTAIATSIDSMIVGVGLAFLDVHIGWTALAIGSATTFMAAIGMGLGKMLGKKVGQRAELVGGLVLIAIGSSILLKHLGFIS
- the thrB gene encoding homoserine kinase; translation: MSVYTSVSDDEMRELLHRHYQIGEFESLQGIAQGITNSNFFLHTNQNTYVLTVFESLTQTQLPFYLALTQHLSANNVACPAPIAQKNGQLDTRVADKPACIVSKLSGCDTASPTVQQCFSTGAMLAKMHLVGATFPQKMDNPRHVAWWTESVAKLQPFLDEKDAQLLNQEIDFLAKNPDSHLPSGIIHADLFKDNVLLDGNQVSGFIDFYYACNGSFVYDLAIAINDWARQHNNTLNLELKQSFIDGYQSIRPLNSDELAYLNTAHRAGCVRFWVSRLLDFHFPATGELTFIKDPNVFRDLLLTFH
- a CDS encoding bifunctional alpha/beta hydrolase/class I SAM-dependent methyltransferase, with translation MNQSETTHHFTASDGTQIFYRHRPAANGNTGRAIVLLHRGHEHSERMMYVHEELRLSEFACFAWDARGHGYTTGERGDSPSVATTIDDLDQFIKHIQHEHGITPENICLIVQSVGAVIAAGWLNDYAPKIRCAILAAPAFKVKLYVPFARPALRLAQKWRGNFFVKSYVKAHYLTHDIARQHSYNHDSLIAPAISVRVLLGLYDLASRLVRNAHQITTPIQMLISGSDFVVHAAPQHEFYNRLGSHIKERHVFKGFYHDTLGEKQREDVFVQMRRFIEQCFAEPLKIIDVTQNHLSSYSRYQADKFATPLSCCSPRGMYWAMTRAAIRFGAKYSEGLRIGCERGFDSGSTLDYIYQNQANGKNEFGTFIDRIYLNAVGWRGIRQRKNHLKQAIHVACDKLTAARKKIHILDIAAGHGRYVLDALPSEKLPESVRLRDYSSINVAAGQAMIAERGLENVVTFEQVDAFNLENYKKLKPRPTLGIVSGLHELFSDNDLILQSLKGFGEAISKGGYLIYTNQPHHPQQELIARALTSHKDGKPNWVMRCRSQQEMDELVEKAGFYKIQQWIDDDGIFTVSLAVKGAEASILHEDSGTLNEDNVSGK